In the genome of Ignavibacteria bacterium, one region contains:
- a CDS encoding zinc ribbon domain-containing protein — MKIVLLYFLSDKDSNAVCCIGIIILIFVAFFMGYLRKIKLQKEQEQANRYLSNKYEEEKGMKKCPYCAEKIKYEAIKCKHCGSNL, encoded by the coding sequence ATGAAGATAGTTTTATTATATTTCTTATCAGATAAAGATTCAAATGCGGTATGTTGTATTGGGATAATTATATTAATATTTGTTGCATTTTTTATGGGATATTTAAGAAAAATAAAACTACAAAAAGAACAAGAACAAGCTAATCGTTATTTATCTAATAAGTATGAAGAAGAGAAAGGAATGAAAAAATGTCCTTATTGTGCAGAAAAAATAAAATATGAAGCAATTAAATGTAAGCATTGTGGAAGTAATTTATGA